From the genome of Clavelina lepadiformis chromosome 2, kaClaLepa1.1, whole genome shotgun sequence:
TGTATTATGATGAATAGTTATTACTAATgattagaaaatattttaatatcaaAATTAGGTAATACTTAATGAGCCAAgaagaatttttaatttgtgatGAATTTCATTcatcaattattttttttattctccATCACTGCCGTAGCTAAACGATTTAATTCCATTCTCTTCtataaaatttgttcaatattCTTTCTTCatgtgtatactgtatatagtgAACGTGTGTTCATCCTGGGTCCTTCACATCATGTTTATTTACGGGAGTGTGCTCTTTCACCAGCCACAAGTTACAAAACACCACTTTACAACTTGAAAATTGACCAAAGTAGTAAGCAAATTATTGAATTATATTGAACTTGAATTATTTATTACACAtctttttcaattaactttgtgATATGTTTTTGCGATTAACTTTCCAAATTCATTTTACAACTGGCTCCTGTTATCTAAATTTAGTTTACGGGGAACTTTATGCAACTGGAAAGTTTAAAACCATGAGCATGCAGACTGATGAAGACGAACACAGCATTGAAATGCAGCTTGCTTTTGTTGCAAAAGCCATGGAAAGgttttctttttgaaaaataaatcttgTGTTTATGCTATCgtactatttaaaaaatttatacttgATTGTTTCAGAATAAAAAGTTTGCGGTAACTTAAACGAGTggcatttttataatttatgtGATTCTGTTTTTCAGCAAACAcgacaattttaaaattgtaccCGTCCTGGTTGGAAGTCTGGACAGAGACAGTGAAAGAGAatatggaaaaattttcagtaaaTACATAAATGATCCTCGCAACTTGTTTATCATCTCGTCTGATTTCTGTCATTGGGGTAAGACATAGTGAAATAACTTGTGCTTTCAAAAATGCTCATTATGACAGTGTTGCATCCCAATACTACTGCTGCACTTTTTCATCTACATTGTTAAATCATGCCTACCTACTGCCAACTTTATAgtgcataaaattttgcatttttgcttCAGAAGTTCAGGCAATTGAATTCAGTTTTGTCAGTGTTTATGTTATGTATTTGCGAATTGTTTTTGCATCTTCTATCAGGAGATCGATTTCGTTACAACCATTATGAGCCAGAACATGGTGAGATATATCAATCCATTGAAGCATTGGATGACAGGGTAAGTATGAAGCTATTGTTCGAAAAGTAGATTGTTTTTACTACATCTTGTTTCTACTTCTTAGGACTTTGCCCCCCTAAATTCttgtaaatatgaaaattttcttgtaaatattACCTAAAAGTTATAGAATTTTTGACGCAATGTCATTAATAATTGAGTTACTTGCTTTCTATGTTTTAGGGAATGAAAATTATTGAACGTTTGGACCCGGATGAATTTTCATCTTATCTcagcaaatataaaaacacaatATGTGGAAGGCATCCTATTGGAGTCATGTTAAACGTGGGTTTTTCACCTTCCCATATGTTCGTTCTTTTAACTAACTTTTACCAGTCAGATATTGTTGTATATTTTCCCGCTTTcaaatgctttttgtttaaatttgctGATTCTCTATTTTTAACAGGCTGTCAAGTCTCTTCAAAATGGAAATGGTCTGACCATGCAGTTTCGCTTTTTAAACTACAAGCAGTCAAGCAAGTGCTATGTGAGAAGCGACAGCTCTGTTAGTTATGCCGCCGGATCTCTTGTTATGCATACATAGCGGACTACTGTGTATAACTAAAAGCTTTAGCTGTGGCACGTGAACTATTGTAAGTCTTAATATTAGAAACAATGAGTTTGGTAGATCTTGTTTTATCCAGAGAATTGAAACTCATCTTGTCGATGTCAAAAAATACTACTTTAGGATCACTTGCTTACGGTACAGTATAACCTTTGTAATTACTTGCATAAAGTTGTTACAatttaaactgttttattgAAACTGCTCAGTTCTAACAGCAGAACACAAGTTCCATCACACAATAGAACCATGCTTTAGTAAATTTATGCGCTCCTTCACACTTTGAATGCATCCTAAGATGACGTTTGtgacaaatatttaattaaccATTGGACCAGTTGCCCAGTACCCACGACTTCATTCGTTTTTTTAATTCGAGCTTAACCTGGGTTAATATAACTCTCACACAGTGAAATACAATGGTCCTGTGAATGTTACCCAGCTCTATGGTAACAAGAGGCATCTTGTGTTGAAGACAGCCGTTTCCCTGCTTGGGTTCATTcctcaatttttttatatctATTCCAGTGTAGTGACTAAATACTACGGGGTGACCACTTAAATTCTATGGTAAATATTAACCTCTTTTGTAAAATGGTAAACCtaataaaagttgtttctTGCAATTGAGCATTTCTGCAATATTAGACAATTTCCGCCGTCTGCTTTCCAGCTGTGTGATGTTTTCATTATGATAGGGCTAACATTCTATAGAGGTTGGCCTAAACTGTGGAATTTACTATTTTTTACACTTAACATAGTGTTGTCTTTTGTGTATTGTGCTAACATCTTGCTTCAAATTAGTCGTAATAAAGAAATGCACACAAACACATCGGTGGTTTTTCACTGATCGAAGCTGATTATCATCTTTATTCACACATGTACTACGTACTTAAACAAAGGCTCATGTATTAACTCTATACTCATTGAAAGCTCTCGCGACATCTATAAAAAGGCTAATGACccccaggttgaaaaccactgtaCTATACTATTACGTTACTTTTCGCCCAGCCAATGCCCAAAATCGAATGATACGGTACAAGtaacaaaactataaacaaGTTTCCCAGATAAAAGAGAAAGGCTTGTTCGACAAGCAAGAAAAGTTTACAAcatgtaaaaacattttataaattgtCTGCTATTAACA
Proteins encoded in this window:
- the LOC143445388 gene encoding protein MEMO1-like, which encodes MSTRRATHAGSWYSSSGSQLNQQLNQWLSEASGSSHGPARAIISPHAGYSYCGSCAAHAYKQIDATNVERVFILGPSHHVYLRECALSPATSYKTPLYNLKIDQSIYGELYATGKFKTMSMQTDEDEHSIEMQLAFVAKAMESKHDNFKIVPVLVGSLDRDSEREYGKIFSKYINDPRNLFIISSDFCHWGDRFRYNHYEPEHGEIYQSIEALDDRGMKIIERLDPDEFSSYLSKYKNTICGRHPIGVMLNAVKSLQNGNGLTMQFRFLNYKQSSKCYVRSDSSVSYAAGSLVMHT